One genomic window of Verrucomicrobiota bacterium includes the following:
- a CDS encoding AraC family transcriptional regulator — MTAALNPLRVSSQTAAPDTALEWHSHPHDEFWLVLDGTPLVGHSGSKACPAPGTLFLFTEGEAHGFWNLGNVPVRLWALEFRTSSSIRNEFGTLFERPPHARVLGLSALQRQRFCNTCQKIAFERVAAGFLNATAASVLLALQLIEVSRWLCMHPPTNDVNGMEKLDPQCFELWQKIHRHAFQPASPGPMLLSLDPAHDSLRHRFRRLFGISPQGMLVRLRMDRAKELLLTGEHSIKEIAHELGYLRQHDFTRAFHKCTGMSPTHWRARTHELDF, encoded by the coding sequence ATGACCGCCGCATTGAACCCGCTGCGCGTGTCGAGCCAGACGGCTGCGCCCGACACCGCTCTCGAATGGCATTCCCATCCGCACGACGAATTTTGGCTGGTTCTGGATGGCACGCCCCTCGTCGGCCATTCGGGCAGCAAAGCTTGTCCGGCGCCCGGTACGCTCTTCCTGTTCACTGAAGGGGAAGCGCACGGCTTCTGGAACCTGGGTAACGTCCCGGTTCGCCTTTGGGCGTTGGAGTTTCGCACCAGTTCCAGCATCAGAAACGAATTTGGTACGCTGTTTGAACGCCCGCCCCACGCCCGGGTTCTCGGCCTTTCCGCCCTCCAGCGCCAGCGGTTCTGTAATACCTGCCAGAAGATCGCGTTTGAGAGAGTCGCGGCCGGTTTCCTCAACGCAACCGCCGCATCGGTGTTGCTGGCCCTTCAGCTGATCGAGGTGTCACGCTGGCTCTGCATGCACCCGCCAACCAATGACGTTAACGGGATGGAAAAACTGGATCCGCAGTGTTTCGAGCTGTGGCAGAAAATTCACCGGCACGCCTTCCAGCCAGCCTCACCGGGACCGATGCTGCTCAGCCTGGATCCCGCCCACGATTCACTCCGGCATCGATTTCGTAGATTGTTCGGCATTTCCCCGCAAGGCATGCTGGTTCGCCTGCGGATGGACCGGGCCAAGGAATTGTTGCTTACCGGGGAGCATTCGATCAAAGAGATCGCCCACGAACTCGGTTACCTGCGCCAGCACGACTTTACCCGGGCGTTTCACAAGTGCACCGGCATGAGCCCCACCCACTGGCGGGCCCGCACCCATGAGCTTGATTTCTGA
- a CDS encoding GntR family transcriptional regulator → MHKRQPKYQQVFAELEEGILSGRYSPGQKLPSEAALLEEFGTSRITVVRALRELQQRGLVQRRAGSGTYVTAGVPGRTGLLFGLLIPNLGETEIFGPICQSIAEVLQGQKHALLWGNMTPAPAAEAKEAQSLALCRQYLAQKVAGVFFSPLEWTPQNDQVNQAVVAVLEAARIPIILLDRGLLPYPRRSPHDLVSIDHRRAGYLGTEHLVQLGCRRIVFLAYANSAPTIEARVAGYQEALLRAGVAFEPDLVQQLRSNDVREIAQLMQRFKPEALVCANDRTAGHVMRSLLELDYRIPRDVRIVGIDDVQYASLLPVPLTTVHQPCRDLGIAAAAAMLERITVPDLPPRDILLDCRLVMRESCGTPGSGPSNGGRPRTVNGNTREP, encoded by the coding sequence ATGCATAAGCGTCAACCGAAATACCAGCAGGTATTTGCTGAGCTTGAAGAGGGCATCCTCTCCGGCCGGTACTCACCCGGTCAAAAGCTCCCGAGTGAAGCGGCACTTCTGGAAGAATTCGGCACCTCCAGGATCACTGTGGTCCGTGCGCTGCGCGAACTGCAGCAGCGGGGGTTGGTGCAGCGCCGGGCCGGCTCCGGCACTTACGTTACGGCGGGCGTTCCGGGACGAACCGGGCTGCTGTTCGGGCTGTTGATTCCGAACCTGGGCGAAACCGAGATTTTCGGGCCGATCTGCCAGAGCATTGCGGAAGTGCTTCAAGGCCAGAAACATGCCTTATTGTGGGGCAACATGACGCCGGCCCCGGCGGCAGAAGCGAAAGAGGCGCAAAGCCTGGCCCTTTGCCGCCAATACCTTGCCCAGAAGGTGGCGGGTGTGTTTTTCTCCCCACTCGAGTGGACGCCGCAGAACGACCAGGTCAATCAGGCGGTCGTCGCCGTGCTTGAAGCAGCCCGTATCCCGATCATTCTGCTGGATCGTGGTCTGCTGCCTTACCCCAGACGCAGTCCGCACGACCTGGTTTCGATCGATCATCGGCGGGCCGGGTATCTGGGCACCGAACACCTGGTCCAACTTGGCTGTCGCCGCATTGTCTTTCTGGCCTATGCGAACTCTGCACCGACCATTGAAGCGCGGGTGGCGGGATACCAGGAAGCGCTGCTCCGCGCCGGCGTGGCGTTCGAACCGGATCTGGTCCAACAACTCCGCAGCAACGACGTACGCGAGATTGCCCAACTGATGCAACGGTTTAAACCGGAGGCCCTCGTCTGCGCGAATGACCGGACCGCCGGCCACGTGATGCGCAGCCTCCTGGAGCTGGATTACCGGATACCCCGGGACGTACGCATCGTGGGGATCGATGACGTCCAGTACGCGAGCTTGTTGCCCGTTCCCCTCACAACCGTTCATCAGCCGTGCCGCGACCTTGGGATCGCTGCGGCGGCGGCGATGCTGGAACGGATCACGGTGCCCGACCTGCCTCCGCGCGACATCCTGCTGGATTGCCGGCTGGTGATGCGCGAATCGTGCGGTACACCGGGTTCAGGTCCATCAAACGGGGGGCGGCCGCGAACGGTCAACGGGAATACCAGGGAACCGTGA